From Bacillus spongiae:
TTTTACTTCTTCCGCTGGAATTTGATCATTGGCTGTGATCGATAAATAATTGGCATACGTACTCCATCCTGCTGTAGCAATCATTTCTTCTTTAGAAGCCATCCATTCTCTTGCTAACTCTAAAGCAAACGGCGATTCAGCCGCTACTTGTGCAACGGTATATTCGCTTAACATATACCAATTTGCTTGCTTCACCCAGTGCTGAAGCTGATCCTTTGCCATTTGCTTCGGATCTACAGCTAAACCGGCTAAATACATGGCATCACTATTTCCCGAGTCATAAAGCCTCAACGCTAAGTCTTGGTTTTTTTTCACTTTCTTCAGTAGATGCTTTTTCAAGTCACCCACCTTCACTCCAAATAAAGGCTCCATCGCACCAT
This genomic window contains:
- a CDS encoding DNA alkylation repair protein → MSYGEVMATLEELGSEQTKTIFKKHGAMEPLFGVKVGDLKKHLLKKVKKNQDLALRLYDSGNSDAMYLAGLAVDPKQMAKDQLQHWVKQANWYMLSEYTVAQVAAESPFALELAREWMASKEEMIATAGWSTYANYLSITANDQIPAEEVKCLLEKVEQTIHEERNRVRYVMNGFVISVAAYYPPLTDKAKRVAEITGKVKVNMGDTACKVPLATQYIEKIEKRQAIGKKRKTCIC